Below is a genomic region from Populus trichocarpa isolate Nisqually-1 chromosome 15, P.trichocarpa_v4.1, whole genome shotgun sequence.
TACAACATCCATGCTTGTCAATTTCAATGCAATCCTCCGTATAGAtgctaaattaaaaactaaatgctTAGCCATTTTAGACGAACTCCAGACTGAAATTCCTTCTTCTCTAAGTTGACAGTAGAGTTGGAGGATATTGGCCGAGAAGAAGCGAGAtaggaagataaaaaaatccgAAAAATTCATTCCTGTTAAAAACAACCATTAGTAAACAGTGTAAGATTTAGATAACCTCACCAGGCATCTTCTACAGCTACAATTGGCATTATCACATGCAATGGACATAATAAAAGTTTACAATTGAATCTTGCATCCAAAAAATATGTCCCACTAGATATCTTGCCATTTATTTCCAATCAAATCAAGAATAGTAGTAGACATTGGCTCGGCAATGTTTCTTTTAAGTCATTGCTGCAGCAAGAAATTCATCTTCTACGCCAATTAATATTTTGAGCCAGTTCAAGCATTGGATAGATGAATAATTTCATACCATGCTTTGAAGATGCCATATTTCCTGATTCCCACTTACCGAACCTGGGGATAGAGTATATTTCAAGTTATACAGGCCTACATTGAGCTGGCAACACTTGGACACTTGATGACTTGCACCGTGTAAAATACCCCATAATGCAGGTCTTATTTCATgccaatagaaaagaaaagaaaagaaagtttggACTCCAGCAGCAAAGACAACGTAGAGGAGCTTTTCCTTGGAAGCCAACATTTCCACGCTATGATGAAATACTAACCTACTTCCCTGTTTTGAAAAGCACTATAGGAATTTCATTCCAGCCCTATTTTCTTCAACCATCTTCATCGTAAAATCAGATCACAACTAAGACGGTGGAATTATTGTTACTTGCTAATTATTGTTGTAGGCCTACTTGGccaaaaccttttttatttctcaCGGGAGTACTTTACTATTGCTTTTTAAGTGAACTGAATCAATAATTTCCTCTGGCCCATTGCAGTAGCAGCTAGTCACATTGGCAGATTAGATATAAACCTGATaacattttgcaaaaaaaaataaaaagctaataGCACAGGTGATCTGAccattgaattggaagaaaggCTGTTATAAAAGTCAAAAGGACTCCAACAAGCATGTACTAGTATGTTTCTTCTTACAAATAGTTTACCTGTGTTAGCAGCAAGATTGCGTTGGCATAGACCTTCAAAATCATCACAGATATCACGGATGTCTTCTATGTACTCCTTAGCTTCCTTGTAGTCTCTCGAAAGCAAATCCAACTAAAGGAATGAGGAAATTAGTGGGGCAAGGTTGGCTTCCCTAATTTTattcaaagttattttttcctaAATGAATAATTTGGCTTTACTGCTGTACTTACCACCCATGAAAGATTATACGCATTGAACCAGTTGTGATTTATTGAAATTGTATCTTCCTGAAatcattttttgtaaatatttttcaataaagaaaacaattaataaactCACAAATAAACAATAGTCCTATGTTAAAATGCAGTGTCCATCAAATCTGAATGATTAAGTCACATTTGACATCCATTGAAGACTAAATAAACAAGACAATAACCGGTCATGACTGTACTGAAGTGTCCTCAGGGGATTTGGAGGCAGTCCCACCTTTctgaaattgtcaaaaagtgTTGTTATAGACTTAAACATGCAACCTTGTGGTTGCAAGCCCACGACTCTTAACATTACAGCAAGCAAGTTTCACACTGCTCCAGCCTAACTTGCTATAGTGTAAAAATAAGGCAAAAATGCAAATAGAAACGTGCTGGAGTTGTGCTCACAAGCCATATGATTTGGATCAAGAAGCAGTCTGATGTTTCTAGAATATCAAAAGCTTTTTGCTGTGAGAAGGGAATTAAGCATGAAGAAATCATGTTTATATATCCATATCATCAATAATTAGCTGAAACATAAAAGAGAAAGTAAGGTACCATATTATGAACTTGATGATACCATCCACTAGGTACAAAGATAATTTCATTCTGTTCTTGAGAGCACTCCAACCAGAGAGCCTACACCCATGACATGAAAACACAGGCAACATAAGTACAGAGTGTCTTTTAGGGAGCTAACAATCTGAAGATTGAGACCAGCGACTTACTTTCTTAAAACCTGGAAAGTTTGTTTCACTAGCATcatcaaaaatatcataaacacaGCTTTTAAAGCCCCTGAATCAAAATACGAACGGAGGTTCAAGAGAAAAGAAGTTATGAAACAAAATAGGTAGAAATTAAAAGTTCCTTGTAATCATTCACATATTCATACAATACATACATACTTAGATGCTCTGTTCTGTAGTGTTAAGTTGCAGGgctctataattaaaaaagagtttcCCAGGTAAGAAATTGTTAGAAAAGATCATGCAAGCCAGATAGTTGCCACTTGCAATTTGCTGTGGCACACAGGTGTATAATTGCTAAGGTCAATGTTATTGTTTACTCTAGGCTACAGCCTACATGTGGACAAGAACCAATCCATCAACCATCGAAGCCCCATATAACTAAAGAAGATGGATGCTgttgttgtgttttaatttcatctagTACCATAACTGACAGTTCCATTTCAAGAGACAGTATTTGAAAGACAGAGGTCCTGATTCCAATCCACAACCAGAGCTAAGCATGGTGTGCTCTTTTAATAGCATGTTTTTCAAATCCATAAATAGGATGTCTATGCATACCTGTCAAAAACAAGATGACATTGAGAAGGAGGTAGAAAAAGCCATTTCTTCTTCCCACACACATTCGCTGACCAACTATATGACCTGAAAACATCAGCATGAAGTGGAGTCCAGGATcctgaaaaaatgaaaaggaaagaaaatgtcTAGGTTAacattcaaccaaaaaaaaaaggaaagtaaatgTATGTGCTGACCagagataaaaatatgtttacaatgatatttaatCTAACAAGAAAAGGTAGAGGATTCATGACATCAATGAATGACCTTTTGCTCCCATATAAACAAACCGATAATCAGAGCAACTTATTCCATCATTCTCTTGACAAGTATCAGAATCATTATGCATGCGATAATGGTCGAGATACAGATTGAGCCAATCATCGCAAAAAAACAGAGGAGTTCTGTATGCTACATATTCTGGGTACTCCTGAGAATCAACAGCAAAGACGAGCAGAGAACAAGTGAGATATTCACACTACTAATGCTTCAATATATGCACCTTGGAGTGACTCTTAACATATAAAGTTGACATGATGTACAATTATTTGCCTTGCtaagcaaaagaaaaactttaaacCATGAATAGAGGGAATGGGGAGAGCCAAGTAAACTTGGAGTTGGAAATGGCAAAATACTCACCCAAATACATGCATTGAGTTTTTTGTAGTATATATAATGACTACTATATTcctttaagttattattttttcaccacAAACCAATTGGTTCCACATTCCTTGATTGGTCGGTTCTATATTTGATTGTATTCtgattgacaagaaaaaaaaaaagtcatattcTAGAATGAGACAGTTACCAATGTGATAGATGCCCAAAATGATTGCTCGTTACAACCCTATAATACCCCATGAGTCAATCTGACAACAGACTATCTTCTGAAGCTTCCTTAGCCTTCAAACAACTAAGCAAGTGCCACAAACAGGCTAATCTTTACCGTCGTTGCTTACTTATCCATTCTCTGTAGAGTCTCCCATTTTAGAAGTTGCTTCTGTGCTATGAACCCTACTGGAGTAAAGGCTTCAAAGCTTTCACTCATAATTAAAATGTATGTGTCAATCATAGAATCAAAACTGGTCATTTGAAAGAGCAATCACAAAGGGTTTGTGGCTTATTGATGCTAATAATATACGTTAAGAATTCACTAAAACATTCATCTATGCCTCTACTCATGGAAATTCATGCATTTGACACTCAGAATCCTTGCAGACGTGGTAACTCTGTCAAGTACATAATAAACACTAAAATCCcaaatgcaaataaataaataaacaaacatataGAGAAACTAAACTTAAGAACTTGTACCGTTACAAAATGCCAGTCCTTTAAATATAGCACTAACTTGTCATTACCCTCTTGAAATGAATTTGATGCACCACCACACTCTTTGGCATCAATCCAATGGTCAATAAACTCAGAAACAGTCATTTCTACTCTCTTCTGATCCGTAAATTCTCTAGTCCCACAATCAGCAACCTAAGAGCAATAACAAAACCAATATAGCACTTTTTAGCAgaatcaagcaaaaaaaaaccattaaaagaaTAGCTTCAACATTCCCATTACATTAACATATCAACTAAAAAGCCCAAAGAAACCAACCcaataaaacatacaaaacaaaaccaataaaaaatgaaacttcAAAAATTCACAGAATTCTTATTCCAGTATGATAACAACATATGTAAAAGAATAAGTGAAATTTGAGAAGGTAAATTACCTGAACTTTGGAATTGCCAAAGTGAGTCGAGAAGAACTTCAAATTGGGTTTTCCACTATCAAAGACCCAATCTTTGCAAGCCTTCCAATCATCCATTAAACCTGTTAAAACAACTGGTTGGTTCTTCGCTAAATATCTCTCCACAAACTCATTATAACTTATTTCTTTcccattcaccttctctattgACCCTCCAATTTCGATAcccatttctttaattttcctttctctttcagTTTGGCCCCAGAGTTTCACACCCTGTGTTTCATTGATTCAGAGCCCCAAAACCCTGAACTGCATTCTTGTATTGCTTAATTAAACCAAAAATTAGACCACGACTAGATTTTAAAGGTCTTAAAACCATGGGTAAAGTGCATTTTAAACCCTTATAGTATTAAGAATATTTCATTTAGATCCCAGTCTCAGTTGTTTCACCATCGATAGTGTGTTCTTTTGAAGAACGTGTTATTGTTTCAATTCCAATTATATTAtaactataagaaaaaaaaaactaattaacttgTAAACAAAtcatatgaacaaaaaaaaattaacaaacaactGGAAAAGAAATCTAATTAACTTATGAGATAGAGTGAGAAATAACAATCCTTCTAAAACTAAGATATAGATGGTTGAGGAAGAAGACATCATTATTGTGGTTGTTTCTCAGGTTAATATAATGAGTTATGAGAAAAATTGGGTGGGAGATCTAGTGCCACTAGacacacatatataaataaataattattcttcATTTATACATTTTTTGAGATTGGAGAAGAAAtggtttcaatttatttttgaaactcGAGAACTACAAATAttcttgataaaaacaaaatccttatAAAATTAACTTCGAGCAAGATAGTAACTTTGAATAAGATGCTACATGTCCCtaatataaaagtaaatttgatttaattatctaGATGGTGGCCTAGTGATAAGAATttgagatcaagaggtttgctctctttTTGGTCTCAGATTcaagccttgtggttgctcatatgatgaccactagaagcttacatggtcgttaacttcaggacccgtgtgattagtcgagatacacgcaagttggcccgaacacccacgttaaactaaaaaaaagagtaaatttgatttttgttgctttgttaggaataaaaataatatatttacagGGAAATAATATTGTAACCATTACATTTttgcacattaaaaaataaatttagaaaaacaacaacaataaaataattgttgatttaaaaaaaacaaaaccaaatacaGAAAAGGGTACAAAACAAGTTCAAATAAACagtttttaatttactttttaattaagagtttaatttaacatttttattttttatttaccaatGAAATTTGGACTTGCCCAAACGCGCAAGGCATGTCTATATTACGTGGAGGAATATGATAGGTTTCATGACTAGATGGTCGAATGTGATTGGATTTCCAGTCCACCTCCAACACtgcaaatatataatataaatattcaccCCCCCAAGGAGAGAAGAATTCAGGCAAATCGAACATTTGAATTAAGACGACCACTCTCAATTTCATTAACCCTAGCAAAATCTCAAAATCAATGGAGGATCCAAGCTCTAGCCAGCCCTCCTCTTCCACTGACCCGTATGTTTCCTctacatttttcttttgtttatgatGTAATTGTTAGTTTGTTTACAAGTAATCAGAAAAATCCATAACTTTTGTAATATATgaggttttttgtttcttttttcgaAGAATGATTGTTGTGACTTGTTTGGTTTATTCTTATGAGCTTATTTGCCTTGACTGTGTTTTGAAAGAATCGAGAATGAATTCGTTGCACTAGATGATCATTGAGTTTTTGGTTACTGGGTTTTGATTTAGTGTCTTTACTGTGCGGTAACCAAACTTGTTTATGCGTAAATAATTATAGGAAAAGTGGTAAGAAAGATTTTTCGACTGCGATTTTAGAGCGAAAGAAGTCTCCCAATCGTCTTGTTGTTGACGAGGCGATCAATGATGATAACTCTGTGGTTGCTATGCATCCTGCTACAATGGAGAAGCTTCAGTTTTTTCGTGGTGACACTGTGCTAATTAAGGTAACTTTGGCTTTCAGTGGGTTTATAAGGTGTTGTGTTTTACTCTGGAGAATTTGTAAAATATGTTTGTTGTAATGTAGGGAAAGAAGCGTAGAGACACTGTTTGCATTGTTCTTGCTGAGGAACAATGTGAGGAACCAAAAATCAGAATGAACAAAGTTGTCAGGGCTAATCTTAGAGTCCGTCTTGGTGATGTTGTGTCTGTCCATCAATGTCCTGATGTGAAGTATGGGAAGCGGGTTCATATCCTTCCTATTGATGACACTATTGAGGGTGTTACTGGCAATCTTTTTGATGCATATTTGAAGCGTAAGTTTGCACCTTTTTTTCCCCTGGCAATCACCCCGTCTTGTGTTGCAGGTGATTCTACAATGTTATGTTTTATTCTAAtgatcttttctctctccttgtgTTTCAA
It encodes:
- the LOC7457758 gene encoding arginine-specific demethylase JMJ20 isoform X2, yielding MGIEIGGSIEKVNGKEISYNEFVERYLAKNQPVVLTGLMDDWKACKDWVFDSGKPNLKFFSTHFGNSKVQVADCGTREFTDQKRVEMTVSEFIDHWIDAKECGGASNSFQEGSWTPLHADVFRSYSWSANVCGKKKWLFLPPSQCHLVFDRGFKSCVYDIFDDASETNFPGFKKALWLECSQEQNEIIFVPSGWYHQVHNMEDTISINHNWFNAYNLSWVLDLLSRDYKEAKEYIEDIRDICDDFEGLCQRNLAANTGMNFSDFFIFLSRFFSANILQLYCQLREEGISVWSSSKMAKHLVFNLASIRRIALKLTSMDVVAGNHGFFLDLMETLDDPNFLKLFIDVGRAYGKIHEQQNCSCDTKKAWMVEFLDYSSHIRNPEDFVKFIDYSVAKLSASFCEENLLLSGLNNWPLFEDQ
- the LOC7457758 gene encoding arginine-specific demethylase JMJ20 isoform X1, whose protein sequence is MGIEIGGSIEKVNGKEISYNEFVERYLAKNQPVVLTGLMDDWKACKDWVFDSGKPNLKFFSTHFGNSKVQVADCGTREFTDQKRVEMTVSEFIDHWIDAKECGGASNSFQEGNDKLVLYLKDWHFVTEYPEYVAYRTPLFFCDDWLNLYLDHYRMHNDSDTCQENDGISCSDYRFVYMGAKGSWTPLHADVFRSYSWSANVCGKKKWLFLPPSQCHLVFDRGFKSCVYDIFDDASETNFPGFKKALWLECSQEQNEIIFVPSGWYHQVHNMEDTISINHNWFNAYNLSWVLDLLSRDYKEAKEYIEDIRDICDDFEGLCQRNLAANTGMNFSDFFIFLSRFFSANILQLYCQLREEGISVWSSSKMAKHLVFNLASIRRIALKLTSMDVVAGNHGFFLDLMETLDDPNFLKLFIDVGRAYGKIHEQQNCSCDTKKAWMVEFLDYSSHIRNPEDFVKFIDYSVAKLSASFCEENLLLSGLNNWPLFEDQ